From one Streptomyces mobaraensis genomic stretch:
- a CDS encoding ABC transporter permease, whose product MASTETAATETTAPSGTAATETTTSTGTAATETTTSTGTAPSGTAASDLAGLEAGLDALDAVPVERPPLRRMLLHKVLPPVTAVVLVVAVWKLLVVAGVTEDYKLPDPSAVWHSLRELWIQGTLFDIIWTSVSRGLLGFLAALALGTPLGLLVARVPFVRAALGPILSGLQSLPSVAWVPAAVIWLGITDAAMYAVILLGAVPSIANGLVSGIDQVPPLYLRAGRTLGATGARGARHVLLPAALPGYIAGLKQGWAFSWRSLMAAELIASSPDLGLGLGQYLENARTDSDMPGVLLGILLILFVGIAIDLAVFSPLERRVLRTRGLAAK is encoded by the coding sequence GGCAAGCACTGAGACCGCCGCCACCGAGACGACCGCCCCCTCCGGGACCGCCGCCACCGAGACGACCACCTCCACCGGGACCGCCGCCACCGAGACGACCACCTCCACCGGGACCGCCCCCTCCGGAACCGCCGCCTCCGACCTGGCCGGGCTGGAGGCCGGGCTCGACGCCCTGGACGCCGTCCCGGTCGAACGGCCGCCGCTGCGGCGGATGCTGCTGCACAAGGTGCTGCCGCCGGTCACGGCCGTCGTCCTCGTCGTCGCCGTCTGGAAGCTGCTGGTCGTCGCCGGGGTCACCGAGGACTACAAGCTGCCCGACCCGTCGGCCGTCTGGCACAGTCTCCGCGAACTCTGGATCCAGGGAACGCTGTTCGACATCATCTGGACCAGCGTCTCGCGCGGCCTGCTCGGCTTCCTGGCCGCGCTCGCCCTGGGCACGCCGCTGGGCCTGCTGGTGGCGCGCGTGCCCTTCGTCCGCGCGGCGCTCGGCCCCATCCTCTCCGGCCTCCAGTCGCTGCCCTCGGTGGCGTGGGTGCCGGCCGCGGTCATCTGGCTGGGGATCACGGACGCGGCGATGTACGCGGTGATCCTGCTGGGCGCCGTCCCGTCCATCGCCAACGGGCTGGTGTCCGGCATCGACCAGGTGCCGCCGCTGTACCTGCGGGCCGGCCGCACCCTGGGCGCGACGGGGGCCCGGGGCGCACGCCACGTCCTGCTGCCGGCGGCACTGCCCGGCTACATCGCCGGCCTCAAGCAGGGCTGGGCGTTCTCCTGGCGCTCCCTGATGGCGGCGGAACTCATCGCGTCCTCCCCCGACCTGGGGCTGGGCCTGGGGCAGTACCTGGAGAACGCGCGCACCGACTCCGACATGCCGGGGGTGCTGCTCGGCATCCTGCTGATCCTCTTCGTCGGCATCGCCATCGACCTGGCGGTCTTCAGCCCCCTGGAACGCCGGGTACTCCGCACCCGGGGACTGGCGGCGAAGTGA